One window of Entelurus aequoreus isolate RoL-2023_Sb linkage group LG06, RoL_Eaeq_v1.1, whole genome shotgun sequence genomic DNA carries:
- the LOC133652755 gene encoding secreted frizzled-related protein 1-like: MFLGLVTLALLTACRASEYEQHVSWKWDSYQGGRSYGKPPQCVDIPEDLRLCHQVGYGQMLLPNLLEHESLAEVKQQAGSWVPLVHKRCHPGTQLFLCSLFAPVCLDTPILPCRWLCEAVRDGCSPIMESFGFPWPEMLTCDKFPQDDVCIAMSQPNATQPTEHTDKLD, from the exons ATGTTTCTTGGACTTGTGACGTTGGCGCTGCTGACGGCCTGCCGGGCGTCCGAGTACGAGCAACATGTGAGCTGGAAGTGGGACTCGTACCAGGGAGGGCGCAGCTACGGCAAGCCGCCGCAGTGCGTGGACATCCCGGAGGACCTGCGGCTGTGTCACCAGGTGGGCTACGGACAGATGCTGCTGCCCAACCTGCTGGAGCATGAGAGCCTGGCGGAGGTGAAGCAGCAGGCGGGCAGCTGGGTGCCGCTGGTGCACAAGAGGTGTCACCCGGGCACGCAGCTCTTCCTCTGCTCGCTCTTCGCGCCCGTCTGCCTGGATACACCCATCCTGCCCTGCCGCTGGCTGTGCGAGGCCGTGCGGGACGGCTGCAGCCCCATCATGGAGTCCTTCGGCTTCCCCTGGCCGGAGATGCTCACCTGCGACAAGTTTCCTCAAGACGACGTCTGCATCGCCATGTCTCAGCCCAACGCCACCCAGCCCACCGAGCACACAG ATAAATTGGATTGA